The Anabaena sp. WA102 genome contains a region encoding:
- a CDS encoding RNA-guided endonuclease InsQ/TnpB family protein: protein MQLVEKHVISKQHKFWKECDYLALQSKHLYNAATYIQRQYFFETNTYYNSIDIYHQTKNIEAYRYLPTKVSKQIVRRVSEAWKGWLAALKDWAKHQGKYLGQPKMPRYKHKERGRNIVIYPIDAISKPALTKGIVRLSQSNIQIPTIAGNVDQVRIVPKLNYYVIEVVYTVDEPVKSTGKYSAGIDLGLNNLMAITSNHSGIKPLLINGRPLKSINQFFNKRVAKAQSVEAWRQVKELNSKRDRRVDNYLHTVSRRVIDWCQLNDISQLIIGNNLGWKQDINIGKKNNQQFTKIPHAKLISLLSYKAKLAGIEVVITEESYTSIASALDGDNLPVYQDKSDSKPTFSGKRIKRGLYKTSSGKIINADTNGSMNIARKVIPNFMNGIEGLPFIPVVLGLWSKIANVVV from the coding sequence ATGCAATTAGTAGAAAAACACGTAATCAGTAAACAGCATAAATTTTGGAAAGAATGTGATTATTTGGCTTTGCAATCTAAGCATCTTTACAATGCTGCTACTTATATTCAACGTCAATACTTCTTTGAAACTAATACGTATTACAACTCAATTGATATTTACCATCAAACCAAGAATATAGAAGCTTACCGATATCTTCCAACTAAGGTTAGTAAACAAATAGTCCGGAGAGTTTCAGAAGCTTGGAAAGGTTGGTTAGCCGCATTAAAGGATTGGGCAAAACATCAGGGTAAATATCTTGGCCAACCGAAAATGCCCAGGTATAAGCATAAAGAGCGTGGTAGAAATATTGTAATCTATCCAATAGATGCAATATCAAAACCAGCGTTAACTAAAGGTATTGTGAGACTATCTCAGTCTAATATCCAAATACCTACTATTGCTGGTAATGTAGATCAAGTAAGGATTGTACCTAAGCTAAACTATTATGTTATTGAAGTAGTTTACACAGTAGATGAGCCTGTTAAATCAACGGGTAAATACAGTGCTGGTATAGACCTTGGTCTAAATAATTTGATGGCTATAACTTCCAATCATTCCGGTATTAAACCGTTATTGATTAATGGTAGACCATTGAAAAGTATTAACCAATTCTTCAATAAAAGAGTAGCTAAAGCGCAATCAGTAGAAGCCTGGAGACAAGTTAAAGAATTAAATAGTAAGCGTGACAGACGGGTTGATAATTATCTCCATACTGTTTCCCGCAGAGTAATTGATTGGTGTCAGTTAAATGATATTAGTCAATTAATCATTGGCAATAATTTAGGATGGAAGCAAGACATTAATATTGGGAAAAAGAACAACCAGCAATTTACCAAAATCCCTCATGCTAAATTAATCAGTTTGTTGTCTTACAAGGCTAAGTTAGCAGGTATCGAAGTTGTAATTACTGAAGAAAGTTACACATCCATTGCTAGTGCTTTAGATGGTGATAATCTGCCTGTTTACCAGGATAAATCAGATAGTAAACCTACTTTTAGCGGTAAACGGATTAAAAGAGGTTTATATAAAACTTCCAGTGGTAAAATAATCAATGCTGATACCAATGGAAGCATGAATATAGCTAGAAAAGTAATCCCAAACTTTATGAATGGGATAGAGGGATTGCCGTTTATCCCTGTAGTCTTAGGTCTTTGGTCTAAGATTGCAAACGTAGTTGTCTAG
- the pdhA gene encoding pyruvate dehydrogenase (acetyl-transferring) E1 component subunit alpha, with protein sequence MAQERTLPTFNTATVQITKEEGLGLYEDMTLGRLFEDKCAEMYYRGKMFGFVHLYNGQEAVCSGIIKGAMRPGEDFVSSTYRDHVHALSAGVPAREVMAELFGKATGCSKGRGGSMHMFSAEHRLLGGYAFVAEGIPVAAGAAFQSKYRREVLGDKTADQVTACFFGDGAANNGQFFETLNMAALWKLPILFVVENNKWAIGMSHERATSQPEIYKKASVFNMVGVEVDGMDVLAVRQVAQEAVARARAGEGPTLIEALTYRFRGHSLADPDEMRSKEEKEFWFARDPIKKLAGYLVEQNLATEAELKDIEKKIQAVIEDAVKFAQSSPEPDPSELYRFIFAEDV encoded by the coding sequence ATGGCTCAAGAGCGCACATTACCCACATTTAATACTGCCACAGTCCAAATCACCAAAGAAGAAGGACTAGGCTTATATGAAGACATGACATTAGGGCGTTTATTTGAAGATAAATGCGCCGAAATGTATTATAGAGGAAAAATGTTTGGATTTGTCCACCTGTACAACGGACAAGAAGCAGTTTGTAGCGGCATTATTAAAGGTGCAATGCGTCCCGGTGAAGACTTCGTTTCCAGTACCTACCGTGACCACGTTCATGCTTTAAGCGCCGGAGTCCCCGCCCGCGAAGTCATGGCAGAATTATTTGGTAAAGCCACAGGTTGCAGTAAAGGGCGCGGTGGTTCAATGCATATGTTTTCTGCTGAACATCGCCTATTAGGTGGTTATGCTTTCGTAGCCGAAGGTATTCCTGTGGCTGCTGGTGCAGCTTTCCAATCTAAATACCGTCGGGAAGTTCTGGGAGACAAAACCGCCGACCAAGTAACCGCTTGCTTCTTTGGTGACGGTGCTGCTAACAACGGTCAATTTTTTGAAACATTGAATATGGCAGCTTTATGGAAATTGCCAATTCTCTTTGTGGTCGAAAATAATAAGTGGGCAATTGGTATGTCTCACGAACGGGCAACTTCTCAACCAGAGATATACAAAAAAGCCAGTGTGTTTAACATGGTGGGTGTGGAAGTAGACGGTATGGATGTTTTAGCAGTGCGTCAGGTGGCTCAGGAAGCCGTAGCCCGCGCCCGTGCAGGAGAAGGTCCAACTTTAATTGAAGCTCTGACCTATCGCTTCCGGGGTCATTCCCTGGCTGACCCAGACGAAATGCGAAGCAAAGAAGAAAAAGAATTTTGGTTTGCTCGTGACCCCATTAAAAAGTTAGCGGGTTATTTAGTGGAACAAAATCTAGCTACAGAAGCAGAACTCAAAGATATTGAAAAGAAAATTCAGGCTGTAATTGAGGACGCGGTTAAATTTGCCCAAAGCAGCCCTGAACCAGATCCTAGCGAGTTATATCGCTTCATTTTTGCCGAAGACGTTTAA
- the tatC gene encoding twin-arginine translocase subunit TatC: MTSSQDVDTIKSPNSDPEPSISPLDELPGEVEMSIFDHLEELRQRIFYSLIVVAVGIIGCFIVVKPLVQLLEIPAHGVKFLQLAPGEFFFVSMKVAAYGGLILTTPFILYQIIQFVLPGLTVRERRLVIPVVLGSSILFVCGLIFAYIALIPAALQFFINYGADVVEQLWSIDKYFDFVLLLLFTTGLAFQVPVIQILLATLGIVSSKIMLKGWRYVIMAAVVLGAILTPSTDPLTQSLLAGAVLGLYFGGIGLVKLTGK, translated from the coding sequence ATGACCTCTTCACAAGACGTAGATACAATCAAATCCCCTAACTCAGACCCAGAACCATCTATCAGCCCCCTAGATGAATTACCAGGTGAAGTGGAAATGTCCATTTTCGACCATCTGGAAGAGTTGCGACAAAGAATTTTCTATTCCCTCATAGTAGTGGCAGTGGGTATTATCGGTTGTTTTATCGTAGTTAAACCCCTAGTCCAGCTACTAGAAATCCCCGCTCACGGCGTAAAATTTCTGCAATTAGCCCCCGGAGAATTTTTCTTTGTCTCCATGAAAGTTGCCGCCTATGGTGGTTTAATCCTGACCACACCCTTCATTCTTTATCAAATCATTCAATTTGTACTTCCTGGTCTCACCGTGCGCGAACGGCGGTTAGTCATTCCCGTAGTGCTAGGTTCAAGCATATTATTTGTATGCGGCTTAATCTTCGCCTACATTGCACTCATCCCAGCCGCATTGCAATTCTTCATTAACTATGGTGCTGATGTTGTAGAGCAACTGTGGTCAATTGACAAATATTTTGACTTTGTGCTGTTATTGTTATTTACCACAGGACTAGCATTTCAAGTTCCCGTCATTCAAATCTTGCTGGCTACCTTGGGAATTGTCTCCTCAAAAATTATGTTAAAAGGCTGGCGTTATGTCATCATGGCAGCAGTAGTTTTAGGAGCAATACTCACACCTTCCACCGACCCTCTCACTCAAAGTCTTTTAGCAGGAGCAGTCTTAGGACTATACTTTGGTGGGATTGGACTAGTGAAACTCACAGGTAAGTAG
- a CDS encoding P-loop NTPase fold protein has translation MLFNVERFYQACNPSRPLMIENVDDRMYYIDFTSVRGGKIIEALLRTITKISPNTPTCQLFTGHLGCGKSTELLKLKAELEAQDFHVVYFESTHVLEMVDIDITDILLAIAGLVSKNLEAMKLRVQPSYFTKLFGELVDFLQTPLDLGVEAELSVGIAKITAKTKESPQLRRRLRDYLEPRTENILQSINKELLDRANLELKARGKKGLVVIVDNLDRVAVRPLPSGRSLPEYLFIDRGEQLRKLHCHVVYTIPLALTFSNESAQLQHRLGGGVAPKVLPMIPVRQRCGEIHTEGLGLMRQMVLARAFPDMLPGDRLNLVTQLFDNLETLDRLCLISGGHVRDLLGLLFDCLREQDPPFDRQCVELVIQRQRDYRANAIDMEESELILQVLQDQRVRGNVEYDILLRSLFIFEYRDHQGVWFAVNPVLAEMEKFKLCLKDSKQRI, from the coding sequence ATGCTTTTTAATGTAGAAAGATTTTATCAGGCTTGTAATCCTTCCCGTCCCTTGATGATTGAGAATGTAGACGACCGGATGTATTATATTGATTTTACTTCAGTCCGGGGTGGGAAGATCATTGAAGCTCTGCTGCGGACTATTACTAAGATATCTCCAAATACGCCAACCTGTCAGTTATTTACAGGACATTTGGGCTGTGGAAAATCTACGGAATTATTAAAACTCAAGGCTGAGTTGGAAGCGCAGGATTTTCATGTTGTCTATTTTGAGTCTACTCATGTTTTGGAAATGGTAGATATAGATATTACAGATATTCTGTTAGCGATCGCTGGTTTGGTGAGTAAAAACTTGGAAGCGATGAAACTGCGTGTCCAGCCTAGTTACTTTACTAAGTTGTTTGGGGAGTTGGTAGATTTTCTGCAAACTCCTTTAGACTTGGGAGTAGAAGCCGAGTTATCTGTGGGAATTGCTAAAATTACGGCAAAAACCAAAGAAAGCCCTCAGTTACGCAGACGGTTAAGAGACTATCTAGAACCACGCACAGAAAATATCTTACAATCAATTAATAAAGAACTGTTAGACCGGGCTAATTTGGAGCTAAAAGCCAGAGGGAAGAAGGGATTGGTGGTGATTGTGGATAACTTGGATAGGGTGGCGGTTCGTCCTTTACCTTCTGGGCGATCGCTTCCCGAATACTTATTCATTGATCGAGGAGAACAATTAAGAAAATTACATTGTCATGTGGTTTATACAATTCCCTTAGCCCTGACATTTTCCAATGAAAGCGCCCAATTACAACACCGTTTAGGAGGTGGAGTCGCACCGAAAGTATTACCGATGATTCCCGTGCGTCAACGTTGTGGAGAAATTCATACCGAAGGACTGGGATTGATGCGCCAAATGGTCTTAGCCAGAGCCTTTCCTGATATGTTACCAGGCGATCGCTTAAATTTAGTTACTCAATTATTTGATAACTTAGAAACTCTGGATCGTTTATGTCTGATTAGTGGTGGTCATGTCCGCGACTTATTAGGATTACTATTTGATTGTTTGCGAGAACAAGATCCACCTTTTGATCGCCAATGTGTAGAATTAGTAATTCAAAGACAACGAGATTACCGGGCTAATGCCATTGATATGGAAGAAAGTGAATTAATCTTGCAGGTACTTCAAGATCAACGAGTTAGAGGCAATGTAGAGTACGATATTTTATTACGCAGTTTATTCATATTTGAATATCGTGATCACCAAGGAGTGTGGTTTGCAGTTAACCCAGTTTTAGCAGAAATGGAAAAATTTAAATTATGCTTAAAAGACAGCAAGCAGAGAATATAA
- a CDS encoding WD40 repeat domain-containing protein — MTSIGLLEFLHQETDDLFTRVLQSNYAQVHTVTLEQVWISSDQLHYAIRELYDRGIGIEAELNAKLEFIFGIDDYVNNRIDSALNNFQKSLPFWHHQEDLELTEYATDITAGLSNSSCADFLKQSILLFYIGLCYCRLAEQNPKSRETYWQSAKTYFQQCLQTFEIAGRIDLVSEFIDQLLEVLYSLKSWKELQVVAKKSLELHKIYGRRIQLACDYGFLAQVAVHNSNWIQASILGHISLLQLETAKNHPESNNYLFPLILEQIYLLTLAKALNHLKQITVAEEYINTASQQLSSALENSEHQYDPHRYIRLLHNLRLLYFQIGHYLQAYIIKQKLHSVEQQYGFVSFIGAGRLQPQRQVTNPTLISTFGSNSIALEIAASGRESDVNRLIGRISRADQKLIVIHGQSGVGKSSTVTAGLVPALQNRAIGDQIAVPVVLQVYTDWLGELGKSFTKAMLEMGKLSAIETESRSKFCPLITANDILQQLRENADNHLITVLIFDQFEEFFFGYTDFHEKQAFDQFISNCLSISFVKVILTLREDYLHRLLDFRYLSSIEAINNNILDKNIRYQLNNFSPENARKIIQKLTERSHYYSQVKLEPDLIDALVADLSSELGEVRPIELQLVGAQLQDKYITTLAQYEPYRPNKLIQTYIQELIKECGRENERAALLVLYLLTDNNNKRPFKTRAELTLELSELEDSSKLELILDILIRSGLVVIFPNVPERYQLIHDYLVSLIRHLQRQESGLQIQINTLRDKVRNSYQEIERLKSELRKNQNGFNLEHIHNPQGDNLLSELRELRKREEESQAEIQHLRTELKEKELIAKLADSQEKQRLTAIRLNIALKIALTASIIAIFGLTTSVITSTDSEMKTLSASSEALFASQKGIDALKESLKAGRKLKKTLWRNTFTQERVLTALYQAVYGVKERNRLEGHLSGVRMVTFSADKSLIASASADTTINLWSPNGILVRTLSGHDDVINSLSWSPDSQMLASASQDKTIKLWNRKGKLVKTLLGHTSVVNSVSFHPHEKIIASASTDQTIKLWSQEGKLLKTLVGHKDAVLAVAWSHDGKILASSSADKTIKLWSREGQLLKTLSEYKDAVVAIDWSPNSEILASASMDKKIRLWSRKGQLLKTLSGHSSGVISVDFSNDGHTLASASMDETIKIWSLDGNLVETLRGHNSWVNSVSFSPDGLTLASAGRDKNIILWRWDSLTLHHPQTNDDWVTSISFSPDSNAIVGGCLDKTIKIWNRDGKLLKIFTGHNDQVWGVAWSPDGKIIASASKDKTIKLWSRDGTLLKTLNGHTDIVLAVAWSPDGKIIASASKDKTIQLWRRDGTLLKTLNGHTDAVNWVSFSPNGKFLASASDDKSVKIWTRNGEVIKNLTGHTRRVNGVAWSPDGKLLASVSLDSTVKIWGENGILQKTLMGYGDAFIGVKFSPDGQTLAVSSDNKLRLWNREGVLLIMLKGDSEELSSVSFSPDGQILAAGSDKDNVILRKLSDITLESLLKSNCHILKDYLLYNPNMTRKDGDREQSYRTLCQDD; from the coding sequence ATGACTTCTATTGGATTACTAGAATTTCTCCACCAAGAAACTGACGATTTATTTACAAGAGTCTTACAAAGTAATTATGCTCAAGTTCATACTGTCACCTTAGAACAAGTATGGATTAGTAGCGACCAACTCCATTATGCAATTAGAGAATTGTATGATAGGGGGATTGGAATCGAAGCAGAATTAAATGCTAAGTTAGAATTTATTTTTGGCATAGATGATTATGTCAATAATCGGATTGATTCTGCCTTAAATAACTTTCAGAAAAGTTTGCCTTTTTGGCATCATCAAGAAGATTTAGAACTGACAGAATATGCAACTGATATAACAGCAGGATTATCTAATTCATCTTGTGCTGATTTTTTAAAACAGTCAATTTTATTATTTTATATTGGATTATGTTACTGTCGTCTTGCCGAACAAAACCCCAAATCAAGAGAAACATATTGGCAATCAGCCAAAACATATTTTCAGCAATGTTTACAAACATTTGAAATTGCTGGACGGATAGATTTAGTTTCAGAATTTATTGACCAATTATTAGAAGTCTTATATAGCTTAAAATCATGGAAAGAATTACAAGTTGTCGCTAAAAAATCCCTAGAATTACATAAAATATATGGTAGAAGAATTCAATTAGCTTGTGATTATGGTTTTTTAGCACAGGTAGCCGTACATAATTCAAACTGGATACAAGCTAGTATTTTAGGGCATATATCACTACTACAATTAGAAACAGCAAAAAATCACCCAGAATCAAATAATTATTTATTTCCTCTGATATTAGAACAAATTTATTTATTAACTTTAGCCAAAGCCCTCAATCATCTAAAACAAATAACGGTAGCAGAAGAATATATAAATACAGCATCTCAACAACTATCATCAGCCTTAGAGAACAGTGAACATCAATATGATCCCCATCGTTACATTCGCTTATTACATAATTTAAGATTATTATACTTTCAAATAGGACACTATCTTCAAGCCTATATTATTAAACAAAAGCTCCATTCTGTAGAACAACAATATGGTTTTGTCTCCTTTATTGGGGCTGGGCGGTTACAACCTCAAAGACAAGTCACCAACCCCACTTTAATATCTACATTTGGTAGTAATAGTATAGCCTTAGAAATTGCCGCTTCTGGTAGAGAATCTGATGTTAATCGCTTAATTGGTAGAATTAGTCGTGCAGACCAAAAATTAATAGTTATTCATGGACAGTCAGGTGTTGGTAAAAGTTCTACTGTCACTGCTGGCTTAGTTCCCGCACTACAAAACCGCGCTATTGGTGATCAAATTGCTGTACCAGTTGTCCTCCAAGTTTATACAGATTGGTTAGGAGAATTAGGAAAATCTTTTACCAAAGCTATGTTAGAAATGGGGAAACTATCAGCCATTGAAACAGAATCTCGATCTAAGTTTTGTCCTCTGATAACTGCTAATGACATTTTACAACAATTACGAGAAAATGCAGATAATCATTTAATTACAGTTTTAATTTTTGACCAATTTGAAGAATTTTTCTTTGGTTATACAGATTTTCACGAAAAACAAGCATTTGATCAATTTATTAGTAATTGTTTAAGTATATCTTTTGTGAAAGTTATTTTAACTTTGCGCGAAGATTATTTACATCGCCTTCTAGATTTTAGATATCTCTCATCAATTGAGGCAATTAATAATAATATTCTTGATAAAAATATTCGTTATCAACTGAATAACTTTTCTCCTGAAAATGCCAGAAAAATCATTCAAAAATTAACTGAACGTTCACATTATTACTCCCAAGTCAAATTAGAACCAGATTTAATTGATGCTTTAGTTGCGGATTTGTCTTCAGAACTGGGTGAAGTTCGTCCGATAGAATTGCAATTGGTAGGCGCACAATTACAAGATAAATATATTACTACTCTTGCACAGTATGAACCCTATCGTCCCAATAAGTTAATTCAAACATATATTCAAGAATTAATTAAAGAATGTGGGAGAGAAAACGAACGGGCTGCTCTCTTAGTTTTATACTTATTAACAGACAATAATAACAAAAGACCTTTTAAAACCCGTGCAGAATTAACATTAGAACTCTCAGAGTTAGAAGATTCTAGTAAATTAGAGTTAATTTTAGATATTTTAATTCGCTCTGGGTTAGTTGTGATATTTCCCAATGTTCCTGAACGCTATCAATTAATTCATGATTATTTAGTCAGCTTAATTCGTCATTTACAACGACAAGAATCTGGATTACAGATACAAATTAATACATTACGGGATAAAGTTAGAAATAGTTATCAAGAAATTGAACGTCTTAAAAGTGAATTAAGAAAAAATCAAAACGGTTTTAATTTAGAACATATCCACAATCCCCAAGGAGATAATTTACTGTCAGAATTACGAGAATTACGCAAGCGAGAAGAAGAAAGTCAAGCAGAAATCCAACATTTGCGAACAGAATTAAAAGAAAAAGAGTTGATTGCAAAATTAGCCGATAGCCAGGAAAAACAACGTTTAACTGCAATTAGATTAAATATTGCTCTAAAAATAGCCTTAACAGCTTCTATTATTGCTATCTTTGGCTTAACTACTTCTGTGATTACGTCTACAGATAGTGAAATGAAAACTCTAAGTGCGTCCAGTGAGGCTTTATTTGCTTCTCAAAAAGGTATTGATGCCCTTAAAGAAAGTTTAAAAGCAGGGAGAAAATTAAAAAAAACTCTATGGAGAAATACTTTTACTCAAGAAAGGGTATTAACTGCACTATATCAAGCGGTTTACGGAGTCAAAGAACGTAACCGCCTAGAAGGTCATTTATCGGGGGTGAGAATGGTGACATTTAGTGCTGATAAATCTTTAATAGCTTCAGCTAGTGCAGATACAACAATTAATCTTTGGAGTCCTAATGGAATTTTAGTGAGGACTTTATCAGGACATGATGATGTGATAAATAGTCTATCTTGGTCCCCTGATAGTCAAATGTTAGCTTCTGCTAGTCAAGACAAAACAATTAAACTGTGGAATCGAAAAGGTAAACTCGTAAAAACCTTACTCGGTCATACATCTGTAGTAAATAGTGTGAGTTTTCATCCTCATGAAAAAATTATCGCATCTGCTAGTACAGATCAGACTATCAAACTTTGGAGTCAAGAAGGTAAGCTACTAAAAACTTTAGTAGGTCATAAAGATGCTGTTTTAGCTGTAGCTTGGTCACATGATGGTAAAATCCTTGCTTCTAGTAGTGCTGACAAAACAATAAAATTGTGGAGTCGAGAAGGTCAGTTACTCAAAACTTTGTCGGAGTATAAAGATGCTGTTGTCGCTATAGATTGGTCTCCTAATAGTGAAATTCTTGCTTCTGCTAGTATGGATAAAAAAATCAGATTATGGAGTCGAAAAGGTCAATTACTCAAAACTCTTTCTGGACACAGCAGCGGTGTTATTAGTGTTGATTTTAGTAATGATGGACATACTCTGGCATCTGCGAGTATGGATGAAACAATTAAAATTTGGAGTCTTGATGGTAATTTAGTAGAAACTCTGAGAGGACATAATAGTTGGGTGAATAGTGTCAGTTTTAGCCCTGATGGACTAACTCTAGCATCTGCTGGTAGGGATAAAAATATTATTTTATGGCGTTGGGATAGTCTGACTTTGCATCATCCCCAAACTAATGATGATTGGGTGACAAGTATTAGTTTTAGTCCTGATAGTAATGCTATTGTTGGTGGTTGTCTGGATAAAACAATAAAAATCTGGAATCGAGATGGTAAATTACTAAAAATATTCACGGGTCACAATGATCAAGTTTGGGGTGTAGCGTGGTCGCCTGATGGTAAAATTATCGCCTCTGCTAGTAAGGATAAAACAATTAAATTATGGAGTCGAGATGGGACTTTACTCAAAACTTTAAATGGTCATACTGATATAGTTTTAGCTGTGGCGTGGTCGCCTGATGGTAAAATTATCGCCTCTGCTAGTAAGGATAAAACAATTCAATTATGGAGGCGAGATGGGACTTTACTCAAAACTTTAAATGGCCATACTGATGCTGTTAATTGGGTGAGTTTTAGTCCTAATGGTAAATTTTTAGCCTCTGCTAGTGATGATAAATCAGTAAAAATATGGACAAGGAATGGGGAAGTTATCAAAAATTTAACTGGTCATACTCGCAGGGTAAATGGTGTAGCATGGTCGCCTGATGGTAAATTATTAGCTTCAGTTAGCCTTGATAGTACGGTGAAAATTTGGGGTGAGAACGGTATTTTACAAAAAACTCTGATGGGGTATGGTGATGCTTTTATTGGTGTTAAGTTTAGTCCAGATGGTCAAACTCTAGCAGTAAGCAGTGATAATAAACTCAGGTTGTGGAATCGAGAAGGTGTTTTATTGATAATGTTAAAAGGTGATTCTGAAGAGTTGAGTAGTGTTAGTTTTAGTCCAGATGGTCAAATATTGGCTGCTGGTAGTGATAAAGATAATGTAATTTTACGCAAGTTGTCAGATATTACATTAGAAAGTTTATTGAAAAGTAATTGCCATATTTTAAAAGATTATTTACTGTATAATCCAAATATGACTAGGAAAGATGGCGATAGAGAGCAAAGTTACCGCACTTTGTGTCAAGATGATTAG
- a CDS encoding 2Fe-2S iron-sulfur cluster-binding protein → MQINFLPDDITVNAEVGEPLLDVAERAGVSIPTGCLMGTCHACTLELDDGEVIRACITAVPPGKEKLTVHLFSDPTW, encoded by the coding sequence ATGCAAATTAATTTTTTACCAGATGATATTACTGTCAATGCTGAAGTAGGAGAACCGTTGTTAGATGTGGCGGAACGGGCTGGGGTATCAATTCCTACGGGTTGTCTGATGGGGACTTGTCACGCTTGTACTCTAGAGTTAGATGATGGGGAAGTTATTCGGGCTTGTATTACCGCAGTTCCACCGGGAAAAGAGAAGTTGACGGTGCATCTTTTTAGTGATCCAACTTGGTAA